CATAAGGAGAGATCATGAAGGTTCTGCTTTCGCTGGCAATTTGTTTATTGCTGGCTGTGCCGGTGTTTGCTCAAAACTGGCCGTCGTTTCGGGGCGCGCATGCATCCGGAATCGCCGATGGAATGAATCCGCCTGTAACGTGGGACGCGGAAAAATCCGTCAATATTGCCTGGAAAACGCCGATTCCGGGCTTGGCGCATTCCAGCCCGATTGTCTGGGGCAATCGAATTTTCGTCACGACGGCGGTGGGCAGCGATCCCAATGCGCCGTTTGAACATGGACTGATAGACACTGCGGCTTCGGCCAAAGATTCCAGCAAACACAGTTGGCAGGTGTACTGCCTAGACAAAGACACTGGGAAAATCCTGTGGGAAAAGACCGTTCGCGAAAGCGTCCCAAAAGTCAGCCGCCACATGAAAGCCAGCCACGCCAATCCCACGCCCGCCACCGACGGCAAATATCTGGTCGCGTTTTTCGGTTCCGAAGGATTGTTCTGCTTCGACCTGAACGGAAAACTGTTGTGGCAAAAAGATTTGGGATTGCTGGATGGCGGATGGACGCCAGCGAAAGGGCTGCAATGGGGATTCGGCAGTTCGCCGATCCTATACAAACATCTGGTCATCGTGCAGTGCGACACGCAAAGCCAGGCGTTCGTCGCCGCGTTCAATTTGAAAGACGGCAAGGAAGTCTGGCGCACGCCGCGCGAAGAAGATTCTTCGTGGAGCACGCCGACCATTTCCGAAACCGGCAACCGTGCGGAATTGGTGACCAGCGGGACGAAGTTTTATCGCGGTTACGATCCACTGACCGGCGAAGAATTGTGGCGATTGGCGAACGGCGTGGACGTAAAAATTCCGACGCCCGTGGCGGTCAACGGAATGGTTTATCTGGGCGGTGGCAGCGCCAATGACAAGTTGAGCTTTTACGCGGTTCGCGCCGGAGCCAAAGGCGAAGTCAGCGCCAAAGACAGCCTGGTCTGGGAAAGCACTGCCATCAAACCGCATGTTGTCACGCCAATTGTGTATGGCGATTTCCTTTACGCCTGCACCGATTCGGGGATTCTGACGCAGTTCAACGCCAAAACCGGCGAAGCAGGATTTCGCGGACGATTGGGGCGCGGCAATGCGTTCAATGCTTCACCCGTCGCGGCGGACGGCAGGATTTACTTCGCCAGTGAAGACGGCGATGTGTTCGTCATCAAAGCCGGAGACAAATTTGAATTGTTGGCGCGCAATCCGGTTGGCGAAGTGATGATGGCGACGCCCGCAATCACGGATCACATGCTGATCGTGCGCGGACAGCATCACGTGTTCGGCATCAAGGAAAAGTAACCGGAGAAGCAACGATGGGAATCAGGATTTTGCTTTCGCCCGCCGCGTCGCGCACGGCATACACCTGCGCGGAGTGTTTGCCAGGCGAAAGCTGCAACTGGCCAAGATCAAAATTGAAGCCGTGATTGGGTCGCTTCGTGACGTTGGCCTTGACCAAATCCTGGCGCGGTTTGTCCGCCAGCGTAGTCGCG
This region of Acidobacteriota bacterium genomic DNA includes:
- a CDS encoding PQQ-binding-like beta-propeller repeat protein encodes the protein MKVLLSLAICLLLAVPVFAQNWPSFRGAHASGIADGMNPPVTWDAEKSVNIAWKTPIPGLAHSSPIVWGNRIFVTTAVGSDPNAPFEHGLIDTAASAKDSSKHSWQVYCLDKDTGKILWEKTVRESVPKVSRHMKASHANPTPATDGKYLVAFFGSEGLFCFDLNGKLLWQKDLGLLDGGWTPAKGLQWGFGSSPILYKHLVIVQCDTQSQAFVAAFNLKDGKEVWRTPREEDSSWSTPTISETGNRAELVTSGTKFYRGYDPLTGEELWRLANGVDVKIPTPVAVNGMVYLGGGSANDKLSFYAVRAGAKGEVSAKDSLVWESTAIKPHVVTPIVYGDFLYACTDSGILTQFNAKTGEAGFRGRLGRGNAFNASPVAADGRIYFASEDGDVFVIKAGDKFELLARNPVGEVMMATPAITDHMLIVRGQHHVFGIKEK